In one Silene latifolia isolate original U9 population chromosome 10, ASM4854445v1, whole genome shotgun sequence genomic region, the following are encoded:
- the LOC141605355 gene encoding DNA repair RAD52-like protein 1, mitochondrial has protein sequence MASIIFRTSSLRRLSAAITSSPSRPTTSLVKSPFNPCPTSPGQKRWSAYNSTSSASNKEEKEQRRAKPEEKEEDDNYEIPTEGISRPLSVILKQLNKKVPKSLISVRSEDGFSINYIPWHIVNRIMNLHAPEWSGEVRNITYSPDGKFVSVVYRVTLHGTDAEISRESTGTVPVDDKGYGDPVQKAEAMAFRRACARLGLGLHLYHEDLL, from the exons ATGGCGTCTATAATCTTCAGAACATCTTCCCTGCGACGATTATCAGCCGCCATTACTTCATCACCATCAAGACCAACAACTTCTCTTGTGAAATCCCCATTTAATCCCTGTCCGACCTCACCAGGTCAGAAGAGATGGTCAGCTTACAACTCCACCTCTTCAGCTTCCAACAAGGAGGAGAAGGAACAGCGAAGGGcaaaaccggaagaaaaagaagaagatgaTAATTATGAGATACCCACAGAAGGAATTAGCAGACCGTTGTCAGTAATTTTGAAACAACTCAACAAGAAAGTTCCTAAATCTCTTATTAGTGTTCGCTCTGAAGACGGCTTTTCCATTAATTACATCCCTTG GCATATTGTGAATCGCATCATGAATTTACATGCTCCAG AGTGGTCTGGTGAGGTGCGGAATATTACATATTCACCTGATGGAAAGTTTGTATCTGTTGTCTATCGTGTCACACTACATGGGACAGATGCTGAG ATCTCAAGGGAATCTACTGGCACAGTTCCAGTGGACGACAAAGGGTATGGAGATCCTGTGCAAAAGGCGGAAGCAATGGCATTCCGGAGAGCATGTGCACGACTTGGACTTGGTCTTCATCTGTACCATGAAGATCTGCTGTAG
- the LOC141607275 gene encoding uncharacterized protein LOC141607275 yields the protein MCKGFGTTLTGAALQWFINLPNSSINNFADLVNAFNQQFASSRDMAKRPSNLFRVKQLPEEPLKEFLARFVKERVAILRCDEETAVEAFRQGVLLDSDIYVDLTKKACPTFSTVQSIALEHVRLEEDLNFRTNSSGGKQRYGHTNRKSSYQKGNNPGSAPYSRPERSEVNVAQECKDLQGVPDLHHDSLVITMQIGTAKVSRILIDGGSSIKLVMLDVLKAMKIDEEKINKKSSVLVGFSGETKNTLGEINLPTYVEIASYERFGVMNYLSSYNVILGRPWIHNVKAIPSPYH from the exons atgtgtaaaggctttggcaCTACCTTGACTGGAGCAGCATTGCAGTGGTTCATCAACCTCCCAAATAGTAGTATCAATAATTTCGCAGACttggtcaatgccttcaatcaacagttcgcaagcagcagagacatggctAAGAGACCTAGCAACCTGTTCAGAGTAAAGCAGCTTCCTGAGGAGcccctcaaagaattcctggccagatttgtcaaagaaaggGTGGCCATTCTCAGATGCGATGAAGAAACAGCGgtagaagctttcaggcaaggagttctgcttgacagtgacatctatgtaGATTTAACCAAGAAGGCCTGCCCAACTTTTTCCACTGTTCAGTCCATTGCCCTAGAGCATGTCAGACtggaagaagacctcaacttcagaacaaactcgtccggaggaaagcaaagATATGgccacactaacaggaaaagctcctaccaaaAAGGAAACAACCCCGGATCAGCACCTTATTCTAGACCTGAACGGTCTGAAGTCAACGTGGCACAGGAAtgcaaag acttgcagggaGTACCAGACCTACACCATGATAGCCTGGtgattaccatgcaaattggtaCAGCTAAGgtgtcaagaatcctgatagacggaggcagttcaatcaaatTAGTGATGCTGGACGTCCTTAAAGCCATGAAAATAGATGAAGAAAAAATCaacaagaaatccagcgtcctggttggattcagcggagaaacaaagaatacTCTGGGAGAAATTAACTTGCCAACCTATGTAGAAAtagcttcctatgaaagattcggAGTAATGAATTATCTATCCTCATacaacgtaatcctgggcagaccatggatccacaacgtcaaagccaTCCCATCACCATATCACTAA